One part of the Pseudoalteromonas aliena SW19 genome encodes these proteins:
- the lptD gene encoding LPS assembly protein LptD, giving the protein MSKTWGILMLSVLSAPSLAETEFAHKFCGTSMQTRAWQPLPGLKLGTVDIKADDVELLGTQSAEFTGNVDINTVKMSLSAQTALIDKQRGLLNATGPITYRDTISQISSAGLNADLNNSEVSLLGANYSLTEQQGKGGAEKLSINESGLMLMNASFTACPGETPAWEIEADEINLLREEGWGETHNAILRILDTPVLYLPYFTFPLDERRKSGLLTPNISSSDKYGLETITPYYWNIAPNLDATITPRYMSRKGLQLQTEFRYLTEQHEGLVGIEYLNKDDSEPDLGERYMLHWQQRSYVGENWRANVDISNVSDDNYITDLKSNYASKTDTQLYRTGSLTHLGETWRTDIKIQNFEVLGNHLKSYTAIPQINFTQTAPWRLDNFDLSIAGEISHFTNDSAVIDQATRVHIEPKARFDYKEHAWSFLSEISLLQTNYKQHGDLEGTQYRESISRTIPKVRLYSQLNFERDTSYFIEDGIQTLEPQIQYLYTTNKDQSDIGLFDTTKLQDDYYGLFRDVRFSGVDRIAAANQFTLGATTRLFDKKQEEVFNFSAGQIFYLSDSAKPTEQGLASGTNYNALFAAQTMLHWHQRWYFSGGIQYDTDSKQMIQSNATLDYKGDNNQLVQLNHRYANDVSGNTIEQAGVFTSIPISDEWKFIASYHRDLDNNRSVEVLSGLQYESCCWAFQITGHRQIETDLNQSIGQEQATFDSSIRLNFVLKGLGSKNSYDAQKLLQQGIFGYRRPYFLNN; this is encoded by the coding sequence ATGAGCAAAACCTGGGGCATATTGATGCTAAGCGTTCTTAGCGCACCATCGCTTGCCGAAACTGAATTTGCGCACAAATTTTGTGGCACTTCAATGCAAACCAGAGCTTGGCAACCGCTTCCAGGTCTCAAACTTGGTACCGTTGACATTAAAGCTGATGATGTAGAACTCTTGGGTACCCAAAGCGCTGAATTTACCGGCAATGTTGATATTAACACCGTTAAGATGAGTTTGTCCGCACAAACCGCCCTGATAGACAAGCAACGCGGTTTATTAAATGCAACAGGCCCAATTACTTACCGAGATACTATTAGCCAAATAAGCAGTGCGGGCTTAAACGCTGACCTAAATAATTCAGAAGTTAGTTTGCTCGGTGCAAACTACAGCTTAACTGAACAACAAGGCAAAGGCGGTGCTGAAAAGCTATCAATTAATGAGTCTGGCTTAATGCTCATGAATGCAAGCTTTACTGCTTGCCCTGGCGAAACCCCTGCATGGGAAATTGAAGCTGACGAAATTAATTTATTGCGCGAGGAAGGCTGGGGCGAAACACATAACGCTATACTACGTATTCTTGATACACCCGTTTTATATTTGCCATATTTCACTTTTCCCCTTGATGAGCGCCGAAAATCTGGCTTACTGACACCAAATATCTCAAGCTCGGATAAATATGGACTTGAGACAATAACGCCATATTACTGGAATATTGCACCTAATTTAGATGCCACCATTACGCCACGCTATATGTCGCGCAAAGGCCTGCAACTACAAACAGAGTTTAGATATTTAACAGAGCAACACGAAGGCTTAGTCGGTATAGAGTACTTAAACAAAGATGACTCTGAACCCGATCTTGGTGAACGTTACATGCTTCATTGGCAACAAAGAAGCTATGTAGGTGAGAACTGGCGCGCCAACGTTGATATCAGTAACGTAAGCGATGATAACTATATTACTGATTTAAAATCTAACTACGCCAGTAAAACTGACACCCAATTATATCGCACAGGTTCATTAACTCATCTCGGCGAGACGTGGCGTACAGATATTAAAATACAAAACTTTGAAGTACTAGGTAATCATTTAAAGTCATATACCGCAATACCACAAATTAACTTTACGCAAACAGCACCGTGGCGCCTTGATAATTTTGATTTAAGCATCGCTGGTGAAATAAGCCATTTTACGAATGATTCAGCGGTTATTGATCAAGCAACACGTGTTCATATTGAACCTAAAGCACGCTTTGATTATAAAGAGCATGCATGGTCTTTTTTGTCTGAAATAAGTTTATTGCAAACAAACTATAAACAACATGGTGATTTAGAAGGAACACAATACCGCGAAAGCATATCTCGAACGATTCCAAAAGTTCGCTTATATTCTCAACTCAATTTTGAGCGTGATACATCCTATTTTATTGAAGATGGTATTCAAACCCTGGAGCCACAAATTCAATATTTGTATACAACCAATAAAGATCAATCTGATATTGGCTTATTTGATACCACTAAACTACAAGACGATTATTACGGTTTATTTAGAGACGTTCGCTTTTCGGGGGTTGACCGTATTGCTGCTGCCAACCAATTCACTCTTGGTGCAACAACACGCTTGTTCGATAAAAAACAAGAAGAGGTATTTAACTTTAGTGCCGGACAAATATTCTATTTAAGTGATTCAGCTAAGCCTACAGAGCAAGGGCTAGCTTCTGGTACTAATTACAATGCATTATTTGCGGCACAAACCATGTTACATTGGCATCAACGTTGGTACTTCTCTGGCGGTATTCAATATGATACCGATAGTAAACAGATGATCCAATCAAATGCGACCTTAGATTATAAAGGTGACAATAATCAACTAGTACAATTGAACCATCGCTATGCAAATGATGTCTCAGGAAATACAATTGAACAAGCAGGCGTTTTTACAAGCATTCCAATTAGTGACGAATGGAAGTTTATTGCAAGCTATCATCGTGACCTTGATAATAATAGAAGTGTTGAAGTATTGAGTGGCCTGCAGTATGAATCATGCTGTTGGGCATTCCAAATTACTGGCCATCGTCAAATTGAAACAGATTTGAACCAGTCAATAGGACAAGAGCAGGCAACTTTTGATTCAAGCATTCGTTTGAATTTTGTATTAAAAGGGCTTGGTAGTAAAAACAGTTACGATGCACAAAAATTATTACAGCAAGGTATTTTTGGTTATCGTAGACCGTATTTTCTTAATAACTAA
- the surA gene encoding peptidylprolyl isomerase SurA, with product MNLKKLLTSAVLSVSLCQSAVAVPVEIDKVVGVVNEGVILKSEVDTIINRVKKQAKEQGQQLPKDKTLRVQAIERLINQTLMLQMASRMGLEISDSQLDQTLASIAKDQGGNIADLRGTIESSGESFQAYREEIRKEITTQQVTRANVDRRIYISEQEVDNLLKIMESQGQNTEEYDIGHILIDIPNNASADEIADAKVRADKVIEFLQDGQEFKRIAISSSSGSKALEGGQLGWMGINEMPSLFAEAVKGKKSDAIIGPLRSGAGFHIIKVQEIRGRQAVETTEVKSRHILIKPSIILSEEKARNMLIGFAKELRAGTADFAELAKEHSEDPGSALKGGEYDWTDPTTYVPAFKDALLSLNQDEISEPFRTQYGWHIVQLLGKRVADKTDLAKRNRAHSMLFNRKFKEESFNWQQEMREQAYVNILPTDE from the coding sequence ATGAATTTAAAAAAATTATTAACATCAGCAGTTTTAAGTGTCAGCCTTTGCCAAAGTGCAGTAGCAGTTCCGGTAGAGATTGATAAGGTTGTAGGCGTTGTAAACGAAGGCGTGATTTTAAAAAGCGAAGTTGACACCATTATAAACCGTGTTAAAAAGCAAGCCAAAGAGCAAGGTCAACAACTGCCTAAAGACAAAACACTTCGTGTGCAAGCAATTGAACGTTTAATAAACCAAACACTAATGTTGCAAATGGCTAGCCGTATGGGCCTAGAAATATCTGATAGCCAACTTGATCAAACATTAGCAAGCATTGCGAAAGATCAAGGCGGTAACATTGCTGATTTACGTGGTACCATTGAAAGCTCAGGCGAGAGCTTTCAAGCATACCGTGAAGAAATCCGCAAAGAAATTACGACGCAACAAGTAACACGTGCAAACGTAGATCGTCGCATTTACATTAGCGAGCAAGAAGTTGATAATCTCTTAAAAATCATGGAGAGCCAAGGTCAAAATACTGAAGAGTATGACATTGGTCATATCCTTATTGATATCCCTAACAATGCAAGCGCTGATGAAATCGCTGATGCTAAGGTTCGTGCAGATAAAGTCATTGAGTTTTTGCAAGACGGCCAAGAATTTAAACGTATTGCAATTTCTTCATCTAGTGGTTCAAAAGCACTTGAAGGCGGACAACTTGGTTGGATGGGCATCAATGAGATGCCGTCATTATTTGCGGAAGCGGTAAAAGGCAAAAAAAGCGATGCTATTATCGGTCCACTTCGTTCTGGTGCTGGCTTTCATATTATTAAAGTTCAAGAAATCCGTGGACGTCAAGCTGTTGAAACAACTGAAGTTAAATCTCGACATATACTGATTAAACCATCAATTATTTTAAGTGAAGAAAAAGCACGTAATATGCTTATTGGTTTTGCCAAAGAGTTGCGCGCAGGCACTGCAGATTTTGCCGAGTTAGCTAAAGAACATTCTGAAGATCCTGGTTCAGCACTTAAAGGCGGTGAATACGACTGGACCGACCCAACAACATACGTTCCAGCATTTAAAGATGCCCTACTTTCACTTAATCAAGATGAAATTAGCGAACCGTTTAGAACACAATACGGTTGGCATATAGTTCAACTATTAGGTAAGCGTGTGGCTGATAAAACAGACTTAGCCAAACGTAATCGTGCACACAGCATGCTATTTAACCGTAAATTTAAGGAAGAAAGCTTTAATTGGCAGCAAGAAATGCGCGAGCAAGCTTACGTAAACATTCTTCCTACAGACGAGTAA
- the pdxA gene encoding 4-hydroxythreonine-4-phosphate dehydrogenase PdxA translates to MTLRIAITPGEPAGIGPDLLLTLAQQAWDAQLVVIADSSLLKERAKHLGLSINLIKFDENKPALPAPAGSVYIDQVDLAAKVELGVLNDANGQYVLDTLRIASEKNMNGTYDAIVTGPVHKGIINKAGISFSGHTEYFAQQSNTADVVMMLATEGLRVALVTTHIPLAYVSRAITEDRLIKVAGILNHDLQTKFGIDKPRILVCGLNPHAGEDGHLGREEIETITPTLEILRSQGMNLIGPLPADTLFQDKYLSQADAVLAMYHDQGLPVLKYKGFGKSVNITLGLPFIRTSVDHGTALDLAGAGTADVGSFELAIREAIKLAQEKAQINDR, encoded by the coding sequence ATGACTTTACGAATTGCCATTACTCCAGGTGAGCCTGCGGGCATCGGCCCAGACTTGCTACTCACGCTTGCTCAGCAAGCGTGGGATGCACAGCTTGTTGTTATTGCCGATAGCTCACTACTCAAAGAGCGCGCAAAACACCTTGGTTTATCTATTAATTTAATTAAATTTGATGAGAATAAGCCAGCATTACCCGCTCCAGCAGGTAGTGTATACATAGATCAAGTTGATTTAGCTGCTAAGGTAGAGCTTGGTGTGCTGAACGATGCCAATGGTCAATATGTGTTAGATACTTTGCGCATAGCAAGTGAAAAAAATATGAATGGCACATATGATGCGATTGTTACTGGGCCCGTGCATAAAGGCATTATTAACAAAGCTGGCATCTCGTTTAGCGGTCATACAGAGTACTTTGCACAGCAATCAAATACCGCTGATGTGGTGATGATGTTAGCAACTGAAGGGCTAAGGGTTGCACTCGTAACAACCCATATACCACTTGCTTACGTATCACGTGCCATTACCGAAGATAGGTTAATCAAAGTTGCTGGGATTTTAAATCACGACTTACAAACTAAGTTTGGTATCGACAAACCTCGAATATTAGTGTGTGGATTAAACCCGCATGCAGGAGAGGATGGCCACCTTGGACGTGAAGAAATAGAAACGATTACTCCAACACTCGAAATACTGAGAAGCCAAGGAATGAACCTAATTGGCCCTTTACCTGCCGACACTCTGTTTCAAGATAAATATTTATCGCAAGCAGATGCTGTACTTGCTATGTATCACGATCAGGGTTTACCTGTGCTAAAATACAAAGGATTTGGTAAATCGGTGAATATAACGCTCGGCTTACCATTTATTCGCACCTCAGTTGATCATGGTACTGCGCTAGATTTAGCCGGTGCAGGTACAGCTGATGTTGGCAGTTTTGAATTAGCGATCCGCGAAGCAATTAAGCTCGCCCAAGAAAAAGCACAAATCAATGACCGATAA
- the rsmA gene encoding 16S rRNA (adenine(1518)-N(6)/adenine(1519)-N(6))-dimethyltransferase RsmA — MTDKVHLGHRARKRFGQNFLFDEMIIDKIVSAIDPKPEDNLVEIGPGLGAITEPVAELSGHLTVVELDKDLAQRLIEHPFLGPKLTVNQGDAMTFDFASLVRDDKKLKVFGNLPYNISTPLLFHLFEFADNIEHMHFMLQKEVVKRMVAGPGSKTFGRLSVMTQYYCNAMPVIEVPPECFKPAPKVDSAVIRLIPKKPEQRTAKSVKILNTVCLEAFNQRRKTLRNSLGNLLTAEELTSIGIDVTLRAERLSLQQFIDIANWIYDNKQ; from the coding sequence ATGACCGATAAAGTACATTTAGGACACCGCGCCCGTAAACGTTTTGGGCAAAACTTTTTATTCGACGAAATGATTATCGATAAAATAGTCTCTGCTATCGATCCTAAACCAGAAGACAACTTAGTAGAGATTGGCCCAGGCCTTGGCGCAATTACAGAACCTGTTGCTGAGCTAAGTGGCCATCTAACGGTTGTTGAATTAGATAAAGATTTAGCACAACGTTTAATTGAGCATCCTTTTTTAGGTCCTAAGCTAACAGTAAACCAAGGCGATGCAATGACGTTTGACTTTGCAAGCTTAGTTAGAGATGACAAAAAATTAAAAGTGTTTGGTAACTTACCTTATAATATTTCAACACCATTATTGTTCCACCTTTTTGAGTTTGCTGACAATATTGAACACATGCATTTTATGCTACAAAAAGAAGTAGTAAAACGTATGGTGGCAGGTCCTGGCAGCAAAACGTTTGGTCGTCTAAGCGTAATGACTCAATATTACTGTAACGCAATGCCAGTAATAGAAGTTCCACCTGAGTGTTTCAAACCTGCACCTAAGGTAGATTCGGCTGTAATTCGCCTAATCCCTAAGAAACCAGAACAACGCACTGCAAAAAGCGTTAAGATTTTAAATACGGTTTGTCTAGAAGCCTTTAACCAACGTCGTAAAACATTACGAAACAGTTTAGGTAACCTGCTAACCGCTGAAGAGCTTACCAGCATTGGAATAGATGTAACATTACGTGCTGAACGCTTATCTTTACAACAATTTATTGATATAGCTAACTGGATTTATGACAACAAGCAGTAA
- the apaG gene encoding Co2+/Mg2+ efflux protein ApaG, whose amino-acid sequence MTTSSNIGSPVKVSVETFYVEGQSQPEIEKYVFAYSVTIRNHSLCSAKLLSRYWLITDANGKEIEVEGEGVVGEMPTIGPGESYKYTSGAILDTPVGTMQGHYTLRNEFGSEFQAPINVFRLACPNILH is encoded by the coding sequence ATGACAACAAGCAGTAATATTGGATCACCTGTAAAAGTATCGGTAGAAACATTTTACGTAGAAGGCCAATCACAACCTGAAATTGAAAAATACGTATTTGCTTATTCGGTAACAATTAGAAATCACAGCCTTTGTAGTGCTAAATTACTCAGTCGATACTGGTTGATAACAGATGCAAATGGTAAAGAAATTGAAGTTGAGGGTGAAGGAGTTGTGGGTGAAATGCCCACAATCGGGCCTGGGGAAAGTTACAAATACACGAGCGGTGCTATACTCGATACGCCAGTAGGTACAATGCAAGGGCATTATACTCTGCGTAACGAATTTGGTTCTGAGTTCCAAGCCCCTATTAACGTGTTTCGTTTGGCATGTCCTAATATTTTACATTAA
- a CDS encoding symmetrical bis(5'-nucleosyl)-tetraphosphatase, with the protein MADYAIGDLQGCFSEFNALLQRVDFNPSKDHLYLVGDIIARGPDSLACLDYIYKHQNSVTITLGNHDLHMIACHYLNKPANPKDKLAPIFDSNKLQRYISYLQTQPLALYLEKHNSFISHAGLNPDWSVKQALKHAQFAQTCYQSNNAKMFFKLMYQPHPIAWSSALDEFEKFRYIVNYFTRMRFLTQDNKLELNAKGAITQSNTLIPWFCHPNIYNVKQDIVFGHWAALKGETGYKHVHALDTGCVWGNSMTLIELANKKRITEKSHLLSK; encoded by the coding sequence ATGGCTGATTATGCGATAGGCGATTTACAAGGCTGCTTTAGTGAGTTTAACGCCTTACTGCAACGAGTTGACTTTAATCCCAGTAAAGATCATCTTTATTTGGTGGGCGATATAATAGCACGAGGGCCGGACTCCCTAGCTTGCTTAGATTATATTTATAAACACCAAAATAGCGTAACCATCACTCTTGGCAATCATGATCTGCACATGATTGCCTGCCATTATCTTAATAAACCCGCCAACCCAAAAGATAAACTCGCTCCAATATTTGATAGCAATAAACTACAGCGCTATATTAGTTATTTGCAAACTCAACCACTTGCATTATATTTAGAAAAACACAATAGCTTTATATCTCATGCTGGACTCAATCCTGATTGGTCAGTTAAGCAAGCTTTAAAGCATGCGCAATTTGCACAGACCTGTTATCAATCAAATAACGCTAAAATGTTTTTCAAACTGATGTATCAACCTCATCCTATAGCTTGGTCAAGCGCTCTCGATGAGTTTGAAAAGTTTCGATACATAGTTAACTATTTCACTCGGATGCGCTTTTTAACACAAGATAATAAATTAGAACTTAATGCAAAAGGCGCAATAACTCAAAGTAACACTTTAATCCCTTGGTTTTGTCATCCAAATATTTACAATGTAAAACAAGACATTGTTTTTGGTCATTGGGCTGCTCTTAAAGGTGAAACTGGTTACAAACACGTACATGCTTTGGATACAGGCTGTGTATGGGGTAACAGCATGACCTTAATCGAACTCGCGAATAAAAAAAGAATTACCGAAAAATCTCATCTTTTGTCTAAATAA
- a CDS encoding methyl-accepting chemotaxis protein, with protein sequence MNLTVRQRIWGGFIFITLLLLIIGGNSLIKIANIDRSTQKVNLLSLPALNKSSELQAEFILMSKAAQASFYTSSTSELEPIKKRVLEQKKLFDTLHSELQAVVKEDPVLSQNSQNVEKTYLSFLGTVENLIADKGKQLALNKTLKAQLEKIELNAEDANSLVLDIIDIDGLEENHPRAFQAANNLENNFMSVVSNSTDMLTVKTLNTLDIVKNEQTYYLDEVIRTVALIKPAIEQSHSDLFDSLKGFVDTLENNIKGSNSLAANKKRLIDAITLTEKELAQSEQATKMALNQIDELVNRASDEAFKLQEGVRNDVDSANLWTWVGMIIATILAVFIAVITVSRITKPLAEVNRILDIVASGDMTQRLDDSAKDEFGELSKSCNTLIDSLRSLIKGIISRSTQLAAASEQTSAITAESSQAIRNQQAQVEQAATATTEMSSTSQTVSNSAQQALSEIKNADKEAERVKGISNNNKATIEQLAREVDDASMVINKLHQDSASIGSILDVIRGIADQTNLLALNAAIEAARAGEYGRGFAVVADEVRSLASKTQESTQEIQSMIESLQTGAEAAVTAMGKGKQRAVSCVEQSDLASTALDSITFAVSQAHDVSEEISTAALEQQQVAQEISERLESIVAIAEQTAEGASQTNISSSEVAKLAEELRLSVDAFKV encoded by the coding sequence ATGAATCTAACTGTAAGGCAACGTATCTGGGGTGGTTTTATATTCATCACACTTTTACTTTTAATAATTGGTGGCAATTCTCTAATAAAAATAGCCAATATTGACCGTTCTACTCAAAAAGTGAACCTCTTATCGCTTCCTGCATTGAACAAGAGTTCTGAGCTACAAGCCGAATTTATTTTAATGAGTAAAGCTGCCCAAGCTAGCTTTTATACCTCGTCAACAAGTGAGCTGGAGCCAATAAAAAAACGTGTACTAGAACAAAAAAAGCTATTCGATACGCTTCATAGCGAACTACAGGCTGTTGTTAAAGAAGATCCCGTGCTAAGTCAAAACAGCCAAAATGTAGAAAAAACATATTTAAGCTTTTTAGGCACTGTTGAGAACTTAATCGCAGACAAAGGAAAGCAGCTCGCGCTAAACAAAACATTAAAAGCGCAGCTTGAAAAAATAGAGCTTAATGCTGAAGACGCAAACTCTTTGGTTCTTGATATCATTGATATTGATGGATTAGAAGAAAATCACCCTCGCGCATTTCAAGCCGCTAATAATTTAGAAAATAACTTTATGTCGGTTGTAAGTAACAGTACAGATATGCTGACCGTTAAAACACTTAACACTCTCGATATTGTTAAAAATGAGCAAACCTATTACTTAGATGAAGTGATACGCACCGTCGCTTTAATCAAACCAGCTATAGAGCAAAGCCATAGTGATTTATTTGATAGCCTTAAAGGGTTTGTTGATACTCTAGAAAACAACATCAAAGGCAGTAATAGTTTGGCTGCAAATAAAAAGCGGTTAATTGATGCTATTACACTTACAGAAAAAGAACTTGCGCAATCTGAACAAGCAACAAAAATGGCGCTAAATCAAATTGATGAATTAGTTAACCGAGCTAGTGACGAAGCATTTAAACTTCAAGAAGGGGTTCGTAATGATGTAGATTCAGCCAATTTATGGACGTGGGTTGGTATGATCATTGCCACTATTCTTGCCGTTTTCATTGCAGTTATTACCGTAAGCCGAATTACTAAACCGCTTGCAGAAGTTAATCGAATTTTAGATATAGTTGCCAGTGGCGACATGACACAGCGATTAGATGACAGTGCTAAAGATGAATTTGGCGAATTATCGAAAAGCTGTAATACACTAATAGATAGCTTACGCAGCTTAATTAAAGGTATTATTTCTCGCTCTACTCAGCTTGCTGCTGCATCTGAGCAAACATCTGCAATAACAGCGGAGTCAAGCCAAGCAATTCGTAACCAACAAGCCCAGGTTGAGCAAGCTGCAACAGCAACAACAGAAATGAGTAGTACATCGCAAACAGTTAGCAATAGTGCGCAGCAAGCCTTAAGTGAAATTAAGAATGCCGATAAAGAAGCTGAGCGCGTTAAAGGGATTTCTAATAATAATAAAGCAACTATTGAGCAATTAGCTCGTGAAGTTGATGACGCCTCTATGGTTATTAATAAACTACATCAAGACAGTGCATCAATTGGCAGTATACTAGACGTAATACGTGGTATTGCAGATCAAACCAACTTGCTTGCATTAAATGCTGCGATTGAAGCTGCTCGTGCTGGTGAGTATGGCAGGGGCTTTGCCGTTGTAGCTGATGAAGTGCGCTCTTTAGCAAGTAAAACGCAAGAATCTACCCAAGAGATACAATCAATGATTGAATCACTGCAGACTGGCGCAGAAGCGGCCGTAACGGCAATGGGCAAAGGTAAGCAGCGTGCCGTATCGTGTGTTGAACAATCTGATCTTGCAAGCACTGCTCTTGACTCAATCACGTTTGCTGTATCACAAGCACACGATGTTAGTGAAGAAATATCCACTGCCGCGCTTGAGCAGCAGCAAGTAGCCCAAGAAATTAGTGAACGCCTTGAGTCAATTGTAGCGATTGCAGAACAAACAGCTGAAGGTGCAAGTCAAACTAACATTTCGAGCTCTGAAGTTGCGAAACTGGCTGAAGAATTACGCTTATCTGTAGATGCTTTCAAAGTGTAA
- a CDS encoding DUF3718 domain-containing protein: protein MSKLSKLVVIAAVAVAVGSFSYTAPVNADDQLAVSICEYIAADDKNRLRSKLKSSRVKIRNIYDAVQCNGNNLLRHAVASNAVDTGEYIVKNLSKSSLADGADIAWAESSGNGGSPLIAVIKERAGL from the coding sequence ATGTCTAAATTATCAAAGTTAGTTGTTATTGCTGCAGTTGCAGTTGCAGTTGGTTCATTTTCTTATACAGCGCCTGTAAATGCTGACGATCAATTAGCGGTATCCATTTGTGAGTATATTGCTGCTGATGATAAAAATCGTCTACGTAGCAAACTTAAGAGTTCTCGTGTAAAAATTCGCAATATTTATGATGCAGTCCAATGTAATGGTAATAACTTGTTACGCCATGCTGTCGCAAGCAATGCGGTTGACACAGGTGAGTACATAGTTAAAAATCTATCGAAGAGCTCGCTTGCAGATGGCGCAGACATCGCTTGGGCTGAAAGCAGCGGTAATGGCGGTTCACCTCTTATTGCTGTTATTAAAGAGCGTGCGGGCCTTTAA
- the folA gene encoding type 3 dihydrofolate reductase: MVISMIAAMANNRVIGLENKMPWHLPADLQHFKRITTGKPIIMGRKTFESIGRPLPGRRNIIITRNSRYCAAGIEIVTTPEAALELVADVEEVMIIGGGNIYQQFLEHADRLYLTFIDLDIKGDTQFPDYQKVANWEIKEEESKQADEKNKSSYKFVTLYKIK, from the coding sequence ATGGTAATTTCAATGATTGCTGCAATGGCAAATAATCGTGTAATTGGTTTAGAGAATAAAATGCCTTGGCATTTACCCGCCGACTTACAGCACTTTAAAAGAATAACAACGGGTAAGCCGATAATAATGGGTCGTAAGACGTTTGAGTCAATAGGGCGTCCTTTACCGGGTCGTCGTAATATTATTATCACTCGAAATAGCAGATACTGTGCGGCAGGCATTGAGATTGTTACAACACCAGAGGCTGCTTTAGAGCTAGTTGCTGATGTGGAAGAAGTGATGATTATTGGTGGTGGGAATATTTACCAGCAATTTTTAGAGCATGCTGATCGCCTATATTTAACGTTTATAGATTTAGATATTAAGGGTGATACACAGTTTCCTGATTACCAAAAAGTTGCTAATTGGGAAATAAAAGAAGAAGAAAGTAAACAAGCTGATGAAAAAAACAAATCTAGTTATAAATTCGTAACTTTATACAAAATTAAATAA